CCGGCTCTGCGCGCACTTGCTGTAACAGGCGCTCTACGGGGGCGGCGAGGCCCACCGCTGGCGGCTGCGCTAAGTTATACCAGAGACCCGACGCTTCATCCATGCAGGCGGCGGTCTGCTGCACGCCAAGCCACATCGGCACGATATCCAGATGGAAATGGCTGAAGGTGTGGCGAAAGGCGGTGAGCTGCGTCAGGCCGTCATCGTTAATGCCGCGCGCTGAAAGCCACTCGCGCAGCGCGGCTTCGCTCTCAAACTGCGGGAAACAGTACAGCCCGCCCCATAAACCCACCGGCGGGCGCTGCTGCAAAAAGAGTGCGCCTTCATGCTGAAGCAGTAGAAAATAGCCGGTTTTCTCCGGCAGGATTTGTTTGGGCTTCTTGCCAGGGTATTTCGCATAGCTCTGGTGGGCGAACGCCTCGCAGCCATTATTAAGCGGGCAGATCTCGCATTTGGGTTTCGAGCGGGTGCAGACCATCGCGCCGAGATCCATCATCGCCTGGTTAAAGCGCGCCACGCCCTCGGCGGGCGTTACCGTCTCGCTTATCTGCCACAGGCGGTTTTCCACTTCTTTTTTCCCCGGCCACCCTTCGACGGCGTAGCAGCGCGCCAGCACGCGTTTCACGTTGCCATCAAGGATGGGGAAATGTTTGCCAAGCGATAGCGACAGCACCGCGCCTGCGGTGGAGCGCCCGACGCCCGGCAGCGCGGCCACTTCCTCGAACGTTTCAGGGAATTTTCCGCCGTGCAGCGTCGCCACCTGCTGCGCCGCCTTATGTAAATTGCGGGCACGGGCGTAGTAGCCAAGACCGGTCCACAGATGCAGCACATCGTCGAGCGGTGCATTTGCCAGCGCCGTCACGTCAGGAAAGCGCGCCATAAACCGC
This sequence is a window from Cronobacter sakazakii. Protein-coding genes within it:
- the mutY gene encoding A/G-specific adenine glycosylase, whose protein sequence is MMQAQQFSRQVLDWYDKYGRKTLPWQQEKTPYKVWLSEVMLQQTQVTTVIPYFERFMARFPDVTALANAPLDDVLHLWTGLGYYARARNLHKAAQQVATLHGGKFPETFEEVAALPGVGRSTAGAVLSLSLGKHFPILDGNVKRVLARCYAVEGWPGKKEVENRLWQISETVTPAEGVARFNQAMMDLGAMVCTRSKPKCEICPLNNGCEAFAHQSYAKYPGKKPKQILPEKTGYFLLLQHEGALFLQQRPPVGLWGGLYCFPQFESEAALREWLSARGINDDGLTQLTAFRHTFSHFHLDIVPMWLGVQQTAACMDEASGLWYNLAQPPAVGLAAPVERLLQQVRAEPVASRPARAIHED